One window of the Arthrobacter sp. D5-1 genome contains the following:
- the pyrE gene encoding orotate phosphoribosyltransferase — translation MTSTLDTAAARARLLELIKELAVVRGKVILSSGKEADYYIDLRRITLHHEASKLVGQVMLAMIDDAGVSVECAGGLTMGADPVGTAVMHAAADAGRAVDAFVVRKAQKSYGMGRQVEGPSVEGRNVVVLEDTSTTGGSALTAVEGVRKAGGNVVAVAVIVDRDTGAKEKIEAETGVPYLFAFGKDELGLS, via the coding sequence ATGACCTCCACGCTTGATACTGCTGCTGCCCGCGCCCGCCTTCTTGAACTCATCAAGGAACTGGCGGTGGTCCGCGGCAAGGTGATCCTCTCCAGCGGCAAGGAAGCGGACTACTACATCGACCTCCGCCGCATCACCCTGCACCACGAGGCCTCCAAGCTGGTGGGTCAGGTCATGTTGGCTATGATCGACGACGCCGGCGTTTCAGTTGAGTGCGCGGGCGGACTCACCATGGGTGCCGACCCCGTCGGAACCGCTGTGATGCACGCCGCTGCCGACGCCGGCCGTGCCGTGGACGCCTTCGTGGTCCGCAAGGCCCAGAAGTCCTACGGCATGGGCCGCCAGGTGGAAGGTCCCTCCGTTGAGGGCCGCAACGTGGTGGTCCTCGAGGATACGTCCACCACCGGCGGGTCCGCGCTGACCGCCGTCGAAGGCGTCCGTAAAGCGGGCGGCAATGTGGTGGCTGTCGCCGTGATCGTCGACCGCGACACCGGCGCGAAAGAGAAGATCGAAGCCGAAACCGGCGTGCCGTACCTCTTCGCTTTCGGCAAGGACGAGCTGGGCCTCAGCTAA
- the mmsB gene encoding multiple monosaccharide ABC transporter permease, which yields MSALRESLGFLTSRLRQVGIFVALILIVILFQVLTDGILLQPQNVTNLVVQNSYILILAIGMVMVIIAGHIDLSVGSIAGFIGAVAGVMIVHWGWAWWLAIPACLLVGALVGAWQGYWIAYVGIPAFIVTLAGMLIFRGLTLITLKNQQITPFPSELRALGGGFLPDISGGTSVLEWLTVILGVGGTAAILFQALKERRVRRKFNLENEPMAWFAVKNGFIAVLMLIITFLLASYRGTPIVLIVLAVLVIVYSALMNNSIFGRHTYAIGGNLHAAELSGIKTKKVTFRLFVNMGVLAALAGLVFTARLNSAQPAGGTGFELDSIAAAFIGGAAVQGGIGTVAGAMIGGLIMGVLNNGMSILGLGTDYQQLIKGLVLLLAVGFDIFNKNRTGAGGGSSMGRRFKWKTTPPATEAAPAAKAQPVGVDAK from the coding sequence ATGTCCGCCCTACGAGAATCCCTTGGCTTCCTCACAAGCCGCCTCCGCCAGGTTGGCATCTTCGTCGCCCTGATCCTGATCGTCATCCTTTTCCAGGTCCTGACCGACGGGATCCTCCTGCAGCCGCAGAACGTCACCAACCTGGTGGTCCAGAACAGCTACATCCTGATCCTGGCCATCGGCATGGTGATGGTCATTATTGCCGGACACATTGACCTTTCCGTCGGGTCCATCGCAGGCTTCATCGGCGCCGTGGCCGGCGTGATGATCGTGCACTGGGGCTGGGCGTGGTGGCTCGCCATCCCGGCCTGCCTCCTGGTTGGCGCGTTGGTGGGAGCGTGGCAAGGCTACTGGATTGCCTATGTGGGCATTCCAGCCTTCATCGTCACCCTGGCCGGCATGCTCATCTTCCGTGGACTGACCCTCATCACCCTCAAGAACCAGCAGATCACCCCCTTCCCGAGCGAGCTCCGCGCACTGGGTGGCGGCTTCCTGCCGGACATCTCGGGGGGTACCTCCGTCCTGGAATGGTTGACGGTCATCCTTGGCGTCGGCGGCACGGCAGCCATCCTCTTCCAGGCACTGAAGGAACGCCGGGTACGCCGCAAGTTCAACCTGGAGAATGAGCCGATGGCCTGGTTCGCCGTCAAGAACGGCTTCATCGCAGTGCTGATGCTCATCATCACGTTCCTGCTGGCCAGCTACCGCGGAACCCCGATTGTCCTGATCGTCCTGGCTGTCCTCGTGATCGTCTACTCGGCACTGATGAACAACAGCATTTTCGGCCGCCACACGTACGCGATCGGTGGCAACCTCCACGCGGCCGAGCTTTCGGGCATCAAGACCAAGAAAGTCACCTTCCGCCTGTTCGTCAATATGGGTGTCCTGGCCGCGTTGGCAGGGCTGGTGTTCACGGCCCGCCTGAACTCGGCACAGCCTGCCGGTGGTACCGGCTTCGAACTCGACTCCATTGCTGCCGCCTTTATTGGTGGCGCAGCGGTCCAGGGCGGCATCGGCACGGTAGCCGGTGCCATGATCGGTGGCCTGATCATGGGCGTCCTGAACAACGGCATGTCCATCCTTGGCCTGGGTACCGATTACCAGCAGCTCATCAAGGGCTTGGTGCTCCTGCTCGCCGTTGGCTTCGACATCTTCAACAAGAACCGGACAGGTGCCGGTGGAGGGTCCTCAATGGGCCGTCGCTTCAAGTGGAAGACCACGCCTCCGGCAACCGAGGCGGCCCCTGCCGCCAAAGCGCAGCCCGTAGGCGTCGACGCTAAGTAG
- a CDS encoding alpha/beta hydrolase: MDVQVGKLPAPAEVDQDPAVPASPEPEKAEDPGAWARILPYAARLKKTSRRNFLITAGASAALAGDMLFTRRVQAERRATKILRVPDPYSDLYFPKASWILFPGYKTSWEEAQWILNSLRPALHQRGRLAAVGYSNLGLDVDEIVREIILHVRELELEKLYFYGHSFGGMLATQVAARLLELHGVETQLIVLDSSPFSRADVLDQSWFDGVVFLYENGFRIPSVLRGGYELGERVAHKDERTWRQILDQSLEQLSPIAPSSVLIQTESAYIYHFDGLRLAGKIGGAKMAFLGNAKDGTVDYESARAGWSKVFGNNMALPTLSTEGARPAHASPQWNGNIYRPLLERVQDELQPLPPQPEEPSYQEPNGRVIRPA, translated from the coding sequence GTGGACGTTCAAGTAGGGAAGCTCCCGGCGCCGGCGGAGGTGGACCAAGACCCCGCCGTGCCGGCTTCTCCTGAACCGGAGAAGGCAGAGGATCCGGGCGCATGGGCCCGGATCCTGCCTTACGCTGCCCGCCTCAAGAAGACGTCCCGTCGGAACTTCCTCATCACCGCCGGAGCCTCCGCGGCGCTGGCCGGGGACATGCTTTTCACCCGCCGTGTCCAGGCTGAACGGCGGGCTACCAAGATCCTCCGGGTTCCTGATCCGTACTCGGACTTGTACTTCCCCAAAGCCAGCTGGATCCTGTTCCCCGGGTACAAAACCAGCTGGGAAGAAGCCCAGTGGATCCTCAACTCACTGCGTCCTGCCCTGCACCAGCGCGGCCGCCTTGCCGCCGTCGGATATTCCAACCTGGGACTGGACGTGGACGAGATCGTCCGGGAAATCATCCTGCACGTCCGCGAACTGGAACTGGAGAAGCTCTACTTCTACGGCCACAGTTTCGGCGGGATGCTCGCCACCCAGGTGGCCGCCCGCCTCTTGGAACTGCACGGCGTGGAAACGCAGCTGATTGTCCTGGATTCGAGCCCGTTCAGCCGCGCCGACGTCCTGGACCAGAGTTGGTTCGACGGCGTTGTGTTCCTGTACGAGAATGGCTTCCGCATTCCGTCGGTCCTCCGAGGCGGCTATGAGCTGGGGGAGCGCGTGGCGCACAAGGACGAGCGCACGTGGCGGCAAATCCTCGACCAAAGCCTCGAACAGCTCTCGCCAATCGCTCCTTCCAGCGTGCTCATCCAGACGGAGTCGGCGTACATTTACCACTTTGACGGACTCCGCCTGGCCGGAAAGATCGGTGGCGCCAAGATGGCCTTTTTGGGCAACGCCAAGGACGGCACCGTGGATTACGAGTCGGCGCGTGCGGGGTGGAGCAAGGTCTTCGGCAACAATATGGCGTTGCCCACGCTCAGCACGGAAGGCGCACGGCCCGCCCACGCCAGCCCGCAATGGAACGGGAACATCTACCGCCCGCTGCTGGAACGGGTCCAGGACGAACTCCAGCCGCTCCCGCCCCAGCCTGAGGAGCCGTCGTACCAGGAACCGAATGGCAGGGTCATCCGCCCGGCCTAG
- a CDS encoding LacI family DNA-binding transcriptional regulator: MGDVAKMAGVSHQTVSRVLNNHPNVSGKTRERVESAIAHLGYRRNTAARSLVTRRSRTIGVLACETGQFGPANTLLGVEQAGREAGYFVSIANLREVTGESINDAIAHFRNQSVDGIVILVPHPDVLAVLRDVSVPVPIVAVGAGAGNQLTGASLDQRLGARLAVDHLIDLGHRSIAHISGPPHWIDAAERIKGWQEALGSAGLGAEVLLEGAWDAASGYRAGLDLLQHSSITAVFVANDQMAVGVLRAVQEAGRHVPGDISVVGYDDQPEAEFFMPPLTSIKQDFEELGRRCMEAVLQQLDGEQASGEQMVKPRLVIRSTTAAPAPR; encoded by the coding sequence ATGGGCGACGTCGCGAAGATGGCCGGGGTCTCGCACCAAACCGTTTCCCGTGTCCTGAACAACCATCCCAACGTCAGCGGAAAAACCAGGGAACGCGTGGAATCGGCCATCGCGCACCTTGGGTACAGGCGGAACACAGCAGCCCGCAGCCTGGTGACCCGGAGGTCCCGGACCATCGGGGTACTTGCGTGCGAAACGGGCCAGTTCGGTCCGGCGAACACGCTCCTCGGGGTGGAGCAGGCGGGCAGGGAAGCCGGGTACTTCGTCAGCATTGCGAATCTTCGCGAAGTCACCGGCGAAAGCATCAACGATGCCATCGCGCATTTCCGCAACCAGTCCGTGGACGGCATTGTCATCCTGGTTCCGCACCCCGATGTCCTGGCCGTCCTGCGCGACGTTTCAGTACCCGTGCCGATCGTTGCCGTAGGCGCTGGAGCCGGTAACCAACTGACGGGCGCCTCCCTCGACCAACGGCTGGGAGCCCGCCTTGCCGTCGACCACCTGATCGACCTGGGGCATCGCAGTATTGCCCACATCTCCGGCCCCCCGCACTGGATCGACGCTGCGGAGCGCATCAAAGGCTGGCAGGAAGCGCTCGGTTCTGCAGGGCTGGGAGCTGAGGTCCTCCTTGAAGGTGCGTGGGATGCCGCCTCGGGTTACCGTGCCGGCCTCGATCTCCTGCAGCACAGCAGCATCACCGCTGTCTTCGTCGCCAACGACCAGATGGCCGTGGGCGTCCTCCGCGCCGTCCAGGAAGCGGGACGCCATGTGCCCGGCGACATCAGCGTGGTGGGCTATGACGATCAACCGGAAGCTGAATTCTTCATGCCTCCCCTGACCTCCATCAAGCAGGACTTCGAGGAACTCGGCCGCCGCTGCATGGAGGCCGTGCTTCAACAGTTGGATGGAGAGCAGGCAAGCGGTGAACAAATGGTCAAGCCCCGCTTGGTGATCCGCTCCACCACGGCCGCCCCTGCGCCTCGCTGA
- a CDS encoding tyrosine-protein phosphatase, translating to MAVLNLRPLAGGRILRGSQPFGLDAAATSGFLAEHGIQAIVDLRSELERSLVPWLIPGHEAVQNDKVHDDGTRPAAVAPPVVELVNNPLDPNAIAGSLHAVETAEDLGELYLGWIKMRPEWVADALRPVARGKRTLVHCSLGKDRTGVVSAIALLAGGGSEDAVVEDYTTTTLSLPTMLEVMAETWRLHVPSTPAAYFSPELMVLQSPEAAMRHFLAAFAEEFGDARSFLREAGLTAVEVDALR from the coding sequence ATGGCTGTGCTCAATCTGCGTCCTCTGGCCGGTGGCCGGATTCTCAGGGGGAGCCAGCCATTCGGTTTGGATGCCGCTGCGACGTCGGGGTTCCTGGCGGAGCACGGCATCCAGGCGATCGTGGACCTGCGCAGTGAGCTTGAGCGTTCCCTGGTTCCGTGGCTGATCCCTGGCCACGAAGCCGTTCAAAACGACAAAGTTCACGACGACGGTACCCGGCCTGCCGCCGTCGCCCCGCCCGTCGTCGAACTCGTGAACAACCCGCTGGACCCGAACGCAATCGCCGGCTCGCTCCATGCGGTGGAGACAGCGGAGGATCTGGGCGAGCTGTACCTCGGCTGGATCAAGATGCGTCCGGAGTGGGTCGCTGATGCGCTGCGGCCCGTTGCGCGCGGAAAGCGCACGCTGGTCCATTGCTCGCTGGGCAAGGACCGCACGGGGGTGGTGTCGGCGATCGCACTCCTGGCCGGTGGCGGATCAGAGGATGCCGTGGTGGAGGATTACACCACCACCACCCTCAGCCTTCCCACCATGCTGGAAGTCATGGCTGAAACGTGGCGACTGCATGTCCCCTCCACTCCTGCGGCCTATTTCAGCCCGGAGCTGATGGTCCTGCAGAGCCCTGAAGCAGCGATGCGGCATTTCCTCGCTGCCTTCGCGGAGGAGTTCGGCGATGCGCGGAGCTTCCTGCGCGAGGCAGGCCTTACCGCCGTCGAGGTTGACGCGCTGCGTTAA